The Methanobacterium sp. BAmetb5 genome includes a region encoding these proteins:
- a CDS encoding 4Fe-4S dicluster domain-containing protein, translating into MKAWLNFSPSIVSKTVISDLIKNFDVTFNILRADITPKGGKMLIEISGSEAEKGIKYMEKEGIQLNPIKKVVKKDEEKCMDCGECISLCPVKAIKMEEDWSVELDNQKCIGCGFCTTSCPTKAIKIAD; encoded by the coding sequence ATGAAAGCCTGGCTTAATTTCTCACCCAGTATTGTGAGTAAGACCGTGATATCGGATTTGATCAAAAACTTCGATGTGACCTTCAACATCCTGCGGGCGGACATCACCCCCAAGGGAGGTAAGATGCTCATTGAGATCAGTGGCAGTGAAGCAGAAAAAGGCATAAAATACATGGAAAAAGAAGGTATTCAACTTAATCCCATAAAAAAGGTAGTTAAGAAGGATGAAGAGAAATGTATGGATTGTGGGGAATGTATCAGCCTCTGCCCGGTGAAAGCCATTAAGATGGAGGAAGACTGGTCAGTGGAACTGGATAACCAGAAATGCATTGGTTGCGGATTCTGTACCACTTCCTGCCCCACCAAGGCCATTAAAATTGCGGATTAA
- a CDS encoding DUF362 domain-containing protein gives MGKTQVAVAECHSYSVPEVQEAIKTCLDSLGGLKRFIKPGDRVLLKPNLLQAQPPEEYITTHPALVEAVINLVKDAGGIPQVGDSPGGFDRNIEKYWRVTGLMEVCQRLDVELVNFETSGSYSKQRNGQKYHIARPVLDADLVINLPKIKTHGLTTFTGAIKNLYGTIPGFTKVEYHKQAPQPLQFAEKVVDIYALNQPCLHIVDGVVGMEGAGPSAGKPRKLGMILVAVDGVALDSVITRALGRDPLKIPTTRIAYQQGLGEADTDRIEVRGNIPPIDNFKWPPKLSSTLEVIPAPIARGIMKLWWTRPVIDTEKCNQCRKCQKSCPTQALKRPEKVEKDCKAYQPEFYYDDCINCLCCMEMCPQKAIYHKQSLLHRLTSLFSKS, from the coding sequence ATGGGAAAAACACAAGTGGCCGTGGCTGAATGCCATTCTTATTCTGTACCCGAAGTTCAAGAGGCCATTAAAACCTGTTTAGATTCACTGGGCGGTTTAAAGAGATTTATCAAACCCGGAGACAGGGTACTGCTTAAACCAAACCTGCTCCAGGCCCAACCCCCTGAAGAGTACATCACCACCCACCCCGCCCTGGTGGAAGCGGTCATCAACCTGGTGAAGGATGCTGGTGGAATACCCCAAGTAGGAGACAGTCCCGGTGGATTTGACCGGAACATAGAAAAATACTGGAGGGTAACCGGCCTTATGGAAGTTTGCCAGAGACTGGATGTGGAACTGGTCAACTTTGAAACCAGTGGAAGCTACTCTAAGCAGAGAAATGGCCAGAAGTACCATATAGCCCGCCCAGTACTGGACGCGGATCTGGTTATTAACCTGCCCAAGATCAAAACCCACGGCCTCACTACTTTCACCGGTGCCATTAAGAACCTTTACGGAACCATCCCCGGATTCACCAAGGTCGAATACCATAAGCAGGCACCCCAACCCTTACAATTTGCAGAAAAAGTGGTCGATATCTATGCCTTAAACCAGCCCTGCCTCCATATCGTGGATGGAGTGGTGGGGATGGAAGGTGCCGGTCCATCCGCAGGCAAACCCCGTAAACTAGGTATGATCCTGGTAGCTGTGGATGGTGTGGCTTTGGACAGTGTTATTACCCGTGCACTGGGGCGCGACCCCCTGAAAATACCCACCACCCGCATTGCCTACCAGCAGGGTCTGGGAGAAGCAGATACTGATAGAATAGAAGTTCGGGGAAATATCCCCCCTATAGACAATTTTAAATGGCCTCCTAAATTGTCTTCAACTCTGGAGGTCATACCGGCCCCGATTGCCCGGGGTATTATGAAACTGTGGTGGACCCGGCCAGTCATTGATACTGAAAAATGCAACCAGTGCCGGAAGTGCCAGAAAAGCTGCCCCACACAGGCCCTTAAAAGACCGGAAAAAGTGGAGAAGGACTGCAAAGCTTATCAACCTGAATTTTACTACGATGATTGTATAAACTGTCTGTGCTGCATGGAGATGTGCCCCCAGAAGGCAATCTACCATAAACAGAGCCTCCTGCACAGGTTAACTTCCCTATTCTCTAAGTCGTAG
- a CDS encoding Hsp20/alpha crystallin family protein — protein MDEKKTRLESKGQEKGVKAKAAEVKDTVSEKGEEVKAKAAEVKDTVSDKGEEVKIKATEAKDTVSDKSKEIKENATVKTEELRTTAEKVVNDVLKTIREKQEDLGKTINDYTAPNTPYVDLVDTPTEFILVADLPGVEKEDLSVDVTQESVTITATFPAAMEGEDVDYIKRERGHGEVTRTLKLPEEIKIKEARANFEESALTIKLPKILPETQKLEIN, from the coding sequence ATGGACGAGAAAAAAACAAGACTGGAATCCAAAGGCCAAGAAAAAGGAGTTAAAGCCAAAGCTGCCGAGGTTAAAGACACTGTTTCAGAAAAAGGAGAAGAAGTTAAAGCTAAAGCTGCTGAGGTTAAAGATACTGTTTCTGATAAGGGGGAAGAAGTTAAAATCAAAGCTACTGAAGCTAAGGATACGGTTTCTGATAAAAGCAAAGAAATCAAAGAAAATGCCACGGTTAAAACTGAAGAATTACGTACCACTGCCGAAAAAGTGGTTAATGATGTACTGAAAACCATTCGTGAGAAACAGGAAGATCTGGGCAAAACCATCAATGACTACACTGCACCCAACACTCCCTATGTGGATCTCGTGGACACTCCCACTGAATTCATTCTCGTAGCTGACCTTCCGGGAGTGGAGAAGGAAGATTTATCCGTGGATGTGACCCAGGAATCAGTGACCATCACTGCTACCTTCCCTGCAGCAATGGAGGGGGAAGATGTAGACTACATAAAAAGGGAAAGGGGTCATGGAGAAGTCACCCGTACCCTGAAATTACCGGAAGAGATCAAAATCAAAGAGGCCCGTGCCAATTTTGAAGAATCAGCCCTTACCATAAAACTTCCCAAAATACTTCCTGAAACCCAAAAATTAGAAATCAACTAA
- a CDS encoding homocysteine biosynthesis protein, which produces MKTIEEINQKIKDGNAVVVTAREMTRIVQENGAGKAAEEVDVVTTGTFGAMCSSGAFFNFGHSDPPIKMSRTYINGVEAYSGLAAVDAYLGATQPHRNPDIGLDYGGAHLLEDLIRGKEVELVAEAYGTDCYPRTDVHTFLSLENLNQATMINPRNCYQNYAAATNSTEETIYTYMGTLLPQMGNVSYSSAGELSPLLNDPYFQTIGLGTRIFLCGSQGYIIGEGTQHATEGERRNGVPVGSAGTLMLKGDMKKMDADYIRGATMPKYGPTLYVGAGIPIPVLNEEIARRTGVSDADIACKIYDYGTPRRDRPAVMETNYEELRTGKIEINGNEVQTSPLSSFKKALEIAEELKKWMDNGEFFLTSPVENLPSSGFTVQPLEIKRPSIMVRDLKSKTAITARAEEAISEVARKMVDNNINHLPVVDHAGRLMGIVTSWDIAQAVAKDSQKLTEIMTKKVIVAMEDEPVEVIARRIDKHEISGVPIVDRNNLVKGMITAEDISRLICSQNNEEGD; this is translated from the coding sequence TTGAAGACCATTGAGGAAATAAACCAGAAAATAAAAGACGGGAACGCAGTAGTGGTTACTGCGAGAGAAATGACCCGTATAGTACAGGAAAATGGTGCAGGAAAAGCTGCAGAAGAGGTGGATGTTGTTACCACCGGAACTTTCGGTGCTATGTGTTCCTCTGGTGCATTTTTCAACTTCGGACATTCTGATCCACCTATAAAGATGAGTAGGACCTACATTAATGGCGTGGAAGCTTATTCTGGTCTGGCTGCTGTGGATGCCTATCTCGGGGCTACTCAACCCCACCGTAACCCGGATATCGGCCTGGACTATGGTGGAGCCCACTTACTGGAGGACCTCATTAGAGGGAAAGAAGTGGAACTGGTAGCCGAAGCCTATGGTACCGATTGTTATCCCCGTACCGATGTTCACACTTTCCTGAGCCTGGAAAACCTTAACCAGGCCACTATGATTAACCCCCGGAACTGTTATCAGAACTACGCTGCCGCCACCAACTCCACTGAAGAAACCATTTACACCTACATGGGCACCTTACTGCCCCAGATGGGTAATGTGAGTTATTCCAGTGCAGGGGAGCTCAGCCCTCTCTTAAATGATCCCTATTTCCAGACTATAGGTCTGGGGACCAGGATATTCCTATGCGGAAGTCAGGGCTACATTATCGGTGAGGGAACCCAGCACGCCACGGAAGGTGAACGCCGGAACGGTGTTCCCGTGGGATCGGCTGGTACACTGATGCTCAAGGGGGATATGAAGAAGATGGATGCTGATTACATCCGGGGAGCAACCATGCCCAAGTACGGTCCCACCCTGTATGTGGGTGCCGGTATTCCCATCCCGGTTCTCAACGAGGAAATTGCCCGGCGCACAGGAGTCAGTGATGCTGACATAGCCTGCAAGATCTACGATTACGGTACTCCCCGTCGTGACCGTCCGGCAGTGATGGAAACCAATTATGAAGAGCTTCGCACCGGGAAGATTGAAATCAATGGAAATGAGGTGCAAACTTCACCACTATCCTCCTTTAAAAAGGCACTGGAAATAGCCGAAGAACTTAAAAAATGGATGGATAATGGTGAATTCTTCCTGACCAGTCCAGTGGAGAACCTCCCATCCTCGGGATTCACTGTCCAGCCCCTGGAAATCAAACGACCATCCATCATGGTCCGTGACCTTAAAAGCAAAACCGCCATTACTGCCCGGGCTGAAGAGGCCATTTCTGAAGTTGCCCGGAAGATGGTGGATAATAACATCAACCACCTTCCCGTGGTGGATCATGCCGGGCGACTAATGGGTATTGTAACTAGCTGGGATATTGCCCAGGCCGTGGCCAAGGACAGCCAGAAACTCACGGAGATAATGACCAAAAAGGTGATTGTGGCCATGGAAGATGAACCAGTGGAAGTCATTGCCCGGCGCATTGACAAACACGAGATATCAGGTGTTCCCATAGTTGACCGTAACAATCTGGTCAAGGGCATGATCACTGCCGAGGATATTTCCCGATTAATTTGCTCCCAGAACAACGAGGAAGGTGATTAA
- a CDS encoding SDR family oxidoreductase yields the protein MSNPEYYKDKICIVTGANSGIGYALSEELLERGAIVYMAGRNPDKVSKAAQKLSKFKDRVHTIIVDVTVQEQVENAINNTVAETGRLDFLFNNAGVGGTLQFETATMEDWKNIINVNLWSVIYGVHTAVPIMLKQGSGHIINTSSIAGLLPPPFQALYSLTKFGVTGMTECLRYEYAEKGLHFSTICPANIATPIFKKSIDGTTHDEIKIPDDAYPVDKAAQLILDRVSEHKGIIVVPEEPYTKQWKLYCQQNEEVEEIMLQMARDRREAYEKGGTYY from the coding sequence ATGAGTAATCCCGAGTATTATAAGGACAAGATCTGTATTGTGACTGGTGCAAATTCGGGTATTGGATACGCACTGAGTGAAGAACTCCTGGAAAGAGGAGCCATTGTTTACATGGCCGGACGTAACCCGGATAAAGTTTCAAAAGCCGCCCAAAAACTTTCCAAGTTCAAGGATCGTGTGCACACCATAATTGTCGATGTCACTGTCCAGGAACAGGTGGAAAATGCTATTAACAATACTGTAGCCGAAACTGGTAGGTTAGATTTCTTATTTAACAATGCAGGGGTGGGTGGAACTCTGCAGTTTGAAACTGCCACCATGGAAGACTGGAAAAACATAATAAATGTCAATCTGTGGAGTGTTATCTACGGTGTGCACACTGCAGTGCCCATCATGCTGAAACAGGGCTCTGGACATATCATTAACACCAGCTCCATTGCCGGTCTGCTACCACCACCATTCCAGGCACTCTACTCCCTTACCAAGTTCGGTGTCACCGGAATGACCGAATGTTTAAGATACGAGTATGCAGAAAAGGGGCTGCACTTTTCCACCATCTGCCCGGCCAACATTGCCACTCCCATCTTCAAAAAATCAATAGATGGCACCACCCATGATGAAATTAAAATACCCGATGATGCTTATCCCGTGGATAAAGCAGCCCAGCTTATCCTTGACCGTGTTTCAGAGCACAAGGGGATCATAGTGGTTCCCGAAGAACCATACACCAAACAGTGGAAACTGTACTGTCAGCAAAATGAGGAAGTGGAAGAGATAATGCTGCAGATGGCACGAGATCGCAGGGAAGCCTATGAAAAGGGTGGAACCTATTATTAA
- a CDS encoding NOG1 family protein, whose product MFLPNIPTPDEVLDKGFSRAKKAAAKVRTSKIHRQHKSKRIEEVRIQTACQVIRDTFEEILEKTPHVEELPMFYQDYIDVAVGVDDLKRCLGALNWANGVLEKLQNQYTHKVRRSPPENAAQVRKAAFGRIASVVNRIGDELDFLNYAKQKLRNIPTVDTEATTAVIAGFPNVGKSTLMRRITNAEPEVADYPFTTKGIQIGHFERRWQNYQIIDTPGLLDRPVEDMNQIELNAMVALEHLADLILFVFDPSQTSGFPVENQVNLYWEIRKIFRNTPVLPLFNKMDLADDEEKIKYIEQHITTEDKPLMVAASEGKGIAEIITKLEEFNREEMRNRGD is encoded by the coding sequence ATGTTTTTACCCAACATACCCACCCCGGATGAAGTGCTTGACAAGGGATTCAGCCGGGCTAAGAAAGCCGCGGCCAAGGTTCGCACCTCCAAGATTCACCGGCAGCATAAATCAAAGAGAATAGAGGAAGTAAGAATTCAAACTGCCTGCCAGGTCATCAGAGACACCTTTGAAGAGATACTGGAGAAAACACCCCATGTAGAGGAACTCCCCATGTTCTACCAGGATTACATTGATGTGGCAGTGGGAGTTGATGATCTTAAAAGATGTCTGGGAGCGTTGAACTGGGCCAACGGAGTTTTAGAAAAATTACAAAACCAGTATACTCATAAAGTAAGAAGATCACCCCCTGAAAATGCAGCACAGGTTAGAAAAGCAGCTTTCGGTAGGATCGCCTCAGTGGTTAACCGTATCGGAGATGAACTTGACTTTTTAAACTACGCCAAGCAGAAACTGCGTAACATACCCACCGTGGACACCGAGGCCACCACCGCAGTTATTGCTGGTTTCCCCAATGTGGGTAAGTCCACCCTCATGCGCAGAATAACCAATGCTGAACCCGAAGTTGCAGACTACCCCTTCACTACCAAGGGAATCCAGATCGGACACTTTGAAAGGCGCTGGCAGAACTATCAGATCATTGACACTCCCGGGCTTCTGGACCGCCCGGTGGAGGATATGAACCAGATTGAACTCAATGCCATGGTTGCCCTGGAACACCTGGCAGATCTTATCTTATTTGTATTCGACCCGTCCCAAACTTCGGGATTCCCTGTGGAAAACCAGGTAAACCTTTACTGGGAGATAAGGAAGATATTCAGAAACACTCCGGTTCTCCCGCTTTTCAATAAAATGGATCTGGCCGATGATGAAGAAAAGATTAAGTACATTGAACAACACATTACTACCGAGGATAAACCCCTGATGGTCGCTGCATCTGAAGGCAAAGGAATAGCAGAGATAATCACAAAATTAGAGGAATTTAACCGGGAAGAAATGAGAAATAGGGGAGACTAA
- the cbiQ gene encoding cobalt ECF transporter T component CbiQ, translated as MFENTLDNYAHSNGLRETNTLFKVIFAIATMLVSLASTSPIIPLLITLVISSLLIFQAKIPWKFYLKFLAVPFFFGFLTFIFMALFFGVGAHILDLGIFNLAVTQDGFNRGLLLFSRVLGGFTCMAFLALTIPMTELFSELERFKIPQIVLELAMLMYRYIFLFLDEGINMYHAQETRLGYSSLKKSFKSMGMLGSNLFIRTWIKGEQAHIAMESRCYDGSIKTVKEPESMRTIGARNLVLLTLFEVGLVIGLYFTGNFTLF; from the coding sequence ATGTTTGAAAACACTCTGGATAACTACGCACACTCCAATGGCCTTAGGGAGACCAACACTCTCTTTAAAGTCATATTTGCGATTGCTACCATGCTGGTGAGTCTGGCATCCACCTCTCCCATAATACCCCTACTTATAACTTTAGTAATTTCATCTTTACTCATTTTCCAGGCAAAAATTCCCTGGAAGTTCTACCTGAAATTCTTAGCAGTTCCCTTCTTTTTTGGATTCCTGACCTTCATTTTCATGGCCCTGTTCTTTGGAGTAGGGGCCCATATACTGGATCTGGGAATATTCAACCTGGCCGTAACTCAAGATGGCTTCAACCGTGGATTGCTCCTTTTCTCCCGGGTATTGGGTGGTTTCACCTGCATGGCCTTCTTAGCCCTGACCATTCCCATGACCGAACTTTTCAGTGAATTAGAACGTTTCAAAATACCCCAAATAGTCCTGGAACTGGCCATGCTCATGTACCGCTACATCTTCCTGTTTTTAGATGAAGGCATTAACATGTACCATGCCCAGGAAACACGTTTAGGGTATTCTTCCCTGAAAAAATCCTTTAAATCCATGGGCATGCTGGGCAGCAACCTGTTCATCAGAACCTGGATTAAAGGTGAACAGGCCCATATTGCCATGGAATCACGATGCTATGATGGTTCCATAAAAACCGTAAAAGAACCGGAAAGCATGAGAACTATAGGGGCCCGAAACCTGGTGTTACTAACCCTCTTTGAGGTAGGTCTGGTTATTGGGCTGTACTTCACTGGAAACTTCACCCTATTCTAA
- a CDS encoding TldD/PmbA family protein gives MKTELDLDLLEKTLDSVDKHVDYADIRVNESQNTVIVMKDGKIQEIRSGLDLGACIRVLKHGAWGFSYTTRLDRLDHVAESAIKLANSLSSDVEMAPAEVRTDKVPSNARIKLSDVSLEDKKTVMTEVEQAANLDKVVSTTVNYVDGEGTTFFINSEGSSITMEENRVALFLNAVAASESGIQFGHKSTGGAKGFEAIEKEDLELMGRTAATKAVQLLDASLPPSGRYPIIMDPELTGVFIHEAVGHASEADLILQNDSILKGKMGTSIGSPLVTIVDDASMDAFGYYAYDAEGVKTSENILVQDGVLTSLLSSRETAAKLNIQSSGNARSGVGDQPIVRMSNTYLKPGQTSFEELIEDMDHGIYLKGSRGGQVDTGKGVFQFNAAESFLIEKGEVKDPLRDVSLSGNILEILQKVDAVGSDFKLGVGFCGKAGQTAPVGDGGPHTRVSEATVGGAS, from the coding sequence ATGAAAACGGAGCTTGATCTGGACTTACTGGAAAAAACACTGGATTCAGTGGATAAACATGTTGACTATGCTGATATAAGGGTCAATGAAAGCCAAAACACGGTTATTGTCATGAAGGATGGGAAGATCCAGGAAATCAGATCTGGTCTGGATCTGGGGGCCTGTATCCGGGTATTAAAGCATGGTGCCTGGGGTTTTTCCTACACCACCCGCCTGGACCGCCTGGACCATGTGGCAGAATCAGCAATTAAACTAGCCAACTCCCTTTCCAGTGATGTGGAAATGGCACCGGCGGAGGTAAGAACCGATAAAGTACCCTCCAATGCCCGTATAAAATTGTCGGATGTGTCCCTGGAAGATAAGAAAACGGTTATGACTGAGGTGGAACAGGCTGCCAACCTGGATAAAGTGGTCAGTACCACCGTGAACTATGTGGATGGGGAAGGAACCACCTTCTTTATAAATTCAGAAGGATCATCCATCACCATGGAAGAAAACCGGGTGGCACTATTCTTAAACGCAGTGGCGGCATCCGAAAGTGGTATACAGTTCGGCCACAAAAGCACGGGCGGAGCCAAGGGTTTTGAAGCAATTGAAAAGGAAGACCTGGAACTCATGGGTAGAACTGCGGCCACTAAAGCCGTGCAGTTACTGGACGCCAGTCTCCCTCCATCAGGACGTTATCCCATAATAATGGACCCGGAACTAACTGGGGTTTTCATACACGAGGCCGTGGGTCATGCTTCCGAGGCGGATCTGATACTGCAAAACGACTCCATACTAAAGGGAAAAATGGGAACCTCCATTGGCTCACCACTGGTTACCATTGTGGATGATGCCAGTATGGATGCCTTCGGGTACTATGCCTACGATGCCGAGGGAGTTAAAACCAGTGAAAACATCCTGGTTCAGGACGGTGTGTTAACTTCCCTTTTAAGCTCCAGGGAAACCGCAGCCAAACTTAACATCCAGTCCAGTGGAAACGCACGCTCCGGAGTTGGTGACCAACCAATAGTACGTATGAGTAACACCTACCTTAAACCCGGCCAGACGAGCTTCGAAGAATTGATTGAAGATATGGATCACGGAATCTACCTTAAAGGATCACGTGGTGGTCAAGTGGACACTGGTAAAGGAGTTTTCCAGTTCAACGCTGCCGAATCATTCCTCATTGAGAAGGGTGAAGTTAAGGATCCCCTTCGTGATGTGTCACTTTCCGGGAACATACTGGAAATTTTGCAGAAAGTGGATGCTGTTGGCTCTGACTTCAAATTAGGAGTAGGTTTCTGTGGTAAAGCCGGGCAAACAGCCCCCGTAGGAGATGGAGGTCCCCACACCAGGGTCAGTGAAGCCACAGTGGGTGGGGCCAGTTAA
- a CDS encoding ATP-binding cassette domain-containing protein, with product MNVLETKNVSYRYPDGTPALEDVNFSAAQGKMVALLGPNGAGKSTLFLHFNGILRPSAGTVMVDDVSLTYDKKSIMKVRQKVGIVFQNPDDQLFAPTVEEDVAFGPLNVGLDQDEVEKRVAESLERVGMAGFEKKPPHHLSGGQKKRVAIAGILAMRPEIMVLDEPTSGLDPKGASRILHLLHKLNQEGMTIVISTHDVDLVPLYASQVYIISEGHIIKEGTPQDVFSDVETIRNANLRLPRIAHLMEILQKKDELPFEKPYPLTIGEARKKLLKEFDE from the coding sequence ATGAATGTTTTAGAAACTAAGAATGTTAGTTATCGTTACCCCGATGGTACACCGGCCCTGGAGGATGTAAACTTCAGTGCAGCCCAGGGAAAAATGGTGGCCCTGCTGGGTCCCAACGGGGCAGGAAAATCCACCCTATTTTTACATTTTAATGGAATCCTCCGACCATCTGCAGGCACAGTTATGGTGGATGATGTCTCACTCACCTATGATAAGAAATCCATAATGAAAGTGAGGCAGAAAGTGGGAATCGTATTCCAGAACCCGGATGATCAGCTCTTCGCCCCCACTGTGGAAGAAGACGTGGCTTTCGGACCACTGAACGTGGGTTTGGATCAGGATGAAGTGGAAAAAAGGGTGGCCGAATCCCTGGAAAGGGTGGGGATGGCTGGATTTGAAAAAAAACCCCCACATCACCTCAGTGGAGGTCAGAAGAAACGGGTGGCCATAGCAGGTATACTGGCCATGCGTCCGGAGATCATGGTGCTGGATGAACCCACCAGTGGCCTGGATCCCAAAGGAGCCTCCCGGATCCTCCACCTCCTGCACAAGCTCAACCAGGAGGGAATGACCATTGTCATATCCACCCATGATGTGGATCTGGTGCCCCTCTACGCATCCCAGGTTTACATCATCAGCGAGGGCCATATAATTAAGGAGGGAACACCACAGGATGTGTTCAGTGATGTGGAAACCATTAGAAACGCCAACCTGAGATTACCCCGGATTGCCCACCTCATGGAAATACTGCAAAAAAAGGATGAACTTCCCTTTGAAAAACCATACCCCCTGACCATTGGAGAGGCCCGGAAAAAGCTATTAAAAGAATTCGATGAATGA
- a CDS encoding TIGR00296 family protein, whose amino-acid sequence MISDAEGEFLVALARRSLETYIKEGTIIKVPDNVNPKLNEEMGAFVTLTRDGDLRGCIGYPEPVKPLAQAVIEVAISAATGDPRFPPVTAAELESIQVEVSVLTRPELIEVQKPADYRDKIEVGHDGLIVERGIYRGLLLPQVPLEWNWDIEDFLANTCMKAGLSPDCWLQERVKIYSFHSQIFSES is encoded by the coding sequence ATGATAAGTGATGCAGAAGGGGAATTTTTAGTAGCACTGGCCAGAAGATCACTGGAAACCTACATAAAGGAGGGGACAATAATAAAGGTCCCCGATAATGTTAATCCTAAATTGAACGAGGAAATGGGGGCATTTGTAACCCTGACACGTGACGGGGATTTACGGGGATGCATTGGTTACCCTGAACCAGTAAAACCCCTGGCCCAGGCAGTGATAGAAGTGGCCATAAGCGCAGCCACCGGAGACCCCCGTTTTCCCCCGGTCACCGCCGCAGAACTGGAAAGTATTCAGGTGGAAGTTAGTGTACTCACCAGACCGGAATTAATTGAAGTTCAAAAACCCGCAGATTACCGGGATAAGATTGAAGTGGGACATGATGGCCTAATCGTGGAGAGAGGTATTTACCGTGGCCTTCTATTACCCCAGGTACCCCTGGAATGGAACTGGGATATTGAAGACTTTCTGGCCAACACCTGTATGAAAGCAGGGCTAAGTCCTGATTGCTGGTTACAGGAAAGAGTGAAAATATACAGTTTCCATTCCCAGATATTTTCGGAGAGTTAA
- a CDS encoding DUF308 domain-containing protein: protein MNIKRETHDYIKIREESDLSLEVVILLILGVFMFLFGLLLFKINTGELPYTPDSTYGLFLVIVSFQVITMGKTPFGDLRRSWVLVLIGIITAILGMVACFIPGQLTELVRILVGVLLFAGGISLLLQLLFFEGKARTWIKIPGVLQHLTVACGVVYVITIVLGLITLIPGITSNPQTALFLLIYGISIFYLAWCIQKVARSYPPENLKSISKEKGGLFKSLQSVSLSLSPAVVIMIGVLLFLLGCLLFPINQGTLPFSSDGELGLLTVIMALQMTTLGETPLGQFKRSVIIIIVGIVFATLGIFSCIVPGILTGVLQILIGALNILGGVILLTMRFVPIIRGRKKHDPETGPPSSTVKKFMVTQTLLNLVAIAFGLSMIMPGLIPSMLVPVILIINGLLLFALAYIIN, encoded by the coding sequence TTGAATATTAAAAGGGAAACCCATGATTATATTAAAATAAGGGAGGAATCGGACCTCTCCCTGGAGGTAGTTATCCTACTGATCCTGGGTGTTTTCATGTTCCTCTTCGGCCTCCTCCTTTTTAAAATAAATACGGGGGAACTGCCTTACACACCGGACAGTACCTACGGACTCTTCCTGGTAATTGTTTCCTTCCAGGTTATTACCATGGGTAAGACCCCCTTTGGTGACCTTCGCCGTTCATGGGTACTGGTCTTAATCGGTATAATCACGGCAATACTGGGAATGGTGGCCTGTTTCATCCCCGGACAACTGACTGAACTGGTCCGGATCCTGGTGGGAGTACTGCTCTTTGCCGGGGGAATATCCCTCCTTTTACAGTTGTTGTTCTTTGAAGGGAAGGCCAGGACCTGGATAAAAATTCCAGGAGTACTGCAGCATCTAACCGTGGCCTGTGGTGTGGTTTACGTTATAACCATTGTTTTGGGACTGATAACCCTCATCCCCGGTATAACCAGCAATCCCCAAACTGCCCTGTTTTTATTGATCTATGGAATCAGTATCTTTTACCTGGCCTGGTGCATTCAAAAGGTGGCCCGGTCTTATCCCCCTGAAAATTTAAAATCAATTTCTAAAGAAAAGGGTGGGTTATTTAAATCATTACAGAGTGTATCCCTATCCTTATCACCGGCCGTGGTGATCATGATCGGTGTTCTTCTATTCCTCCTGGGATGCCTTCTGTTCCCCATTAATCAGGGTACTCTGCCCTTTTCTTCAGACGGGGAGTTAGGTCTTTTAACGGTTATAATGGCCCTCCAGATGACCACACTGGGGGAAACACCCCTGGGCCAGTTCAAGCGTTCGGTGATAATAATCATAGTGGGGATTGTGTTTGCCACCCTGGGGATTTTCTCCTGCATTGTTCCCGGTATTCTAACGGGAGTGCTCCAAATACTCATAGGAGCTCTGAACATCCTGGGAGGGGTTATATTACTCACTATGCGCTTTGTCCCCATAATCAGGGGAAGGAAAAAACATGACCCTGAAACAGGCCCCCCTTCCTCCACAGTTAAGAAATTTATGGTAACCCAGACCCTGCTGAACCTGGTGGCCATTGCCTTTGGTTTATCCATGATCATGCCCGGTCTGATCCCGAGCATGCTGGTACCGGTAATCCTGATTATCAACGGACTCCTCCTCTTTGCCCTGGCCTACATCATCAATTAG